In Acidobacteriota bacterium, one genomic interval encodes:
- a CDS encoding tetratricopeptide repeat protein: protein MASNQFITLSSFLSHRAPAVFRSSAEYGVVSSQRLDEALVIGDRIVAACLGRPEFTKIGDVPAALFEVAQFEESGKTDEAWKSAGRWVQHNAEHWLKAILWVVDSPVYEELQERSEEARRQRKNARFNLFEAYLRLDLLTKGEANAPDPDGIVDPVRRNYRIAQDCRNDGHDPGGLPDRKDIDLAITLFLGPLLKWHLVLRDVLAGLISRPLRLDDAPLQTLRTIAEVQRNHVDRFGGREYWLQMCSERVAKLRETGGYLVLTGPEGQGKSALMAKLADRFAAEGRLLGSDGPKVRRDAPWLPGVLLHFGKQSARVDEIVTLLVAQANSQLIRAVPESLASLSYASPVLIDPQPYGSSNDEALDRMFEDRHPSTDRSRAPRRDLGVPDPTGLHNRALRWALERLVEERGASLMILDALDEITRDGAQLGFLPEPVPKGSVVIATTRPNLGLDLWLKLNRSNVEVLSLDNLTRDETPLLTRVKDSPQGRGKQFNDEAHKRSNGWAYVLAAIGREVERANGSFDSVSLSGLADNLLERQISEWTRSDSGGLLHLSLVLLAVFEPCSPLSVDEIQGYLIQQSGTRLTRAETVELLRRVGPQVEGLSSGRVKLAQSIFAQHVRSPHLSPRDLDNALASIAKWLGNDSAVSSDTIAAFVTAPRVMGEAPMPSHVTQTIANALKSREAAKPLRDIGLGALKKQNGVEVGLAFLKLAADLNEPRALRELGARYIDGRSVSADPEAGIRYLSRSAEAGDVSATLILADRLLGGQGLPADTVNGERWLRRAAATGDARAMSLLGTRLLFGDRLLPDRPAGLSLLCDSAAKDESFTVILASVLFDGPIASRDSDRAVSLLRGAAKRGNGLAACQLAERLLDGNGVELDESEGRRILVDTAEAGDVRAMCILGSRLITGQGIAADGAAGESWLRRAIDEGSGLASVIFAHHCLPGGHLAPNESQAIEILRKASDHGHQRAKRDLGRRFLEGNGLAKNRSEGIRLLEELIADGDVVAMTVLGEWLSHQPSEEDRDIGTQHLREAARLGGDSARRILIIHLLNHEETSSEGEAMLRSEAAAFNQHRLRELGERLVAGNGVADNPGEGEVLLRTGANQGFVEPMIALAKLIDFGEIPEARANEAIDWLRVAADLGDSEARILLAERLLDGESSEFRMEGHALLLDLASRGDSRAIVELADRLFDGRGIASDKIRAREQLERAVARGIPAAMRDLARRLLDGDGVAKASDEGLRLLSLLAERGDRNAKNELGRRLITGDGVPRDRDAGLHVLRSAAEAGNLGASTLLGKLLIAGKEISKDTATGEAMLRRAAEAGYGPAMRLLGALLIDGLEMAQDVDAGKGFLLRACRSGDTRAMVDLGTRLLAARPLTSEPGVGEFWLRKSARRGDHDAMVDLGTRLIEGDGVAANESEGKEWLRRASGNNPQKLSSLGVQLFERGQTNVAIDAFLRAFEQGSTDAGNNIAYMLRRGEIQQRELNLQPVAHYLEGGLKASEPFNRINLALCLAQGFQHEIDWLRADEVVESLGDSASRLVDWWHSLATRGDSEGDLVLGWLGRHGLIVDPEGLSFSDRLVRARSGGWVVPDWMFTELSAGPPS, encoded by the coding sequence ATGGCATCGAACCAGTTCATAACTCTGTCGTCATTTCTGTCACACCGTGCCCCAGCAGTATTTCGTTCAAGCGCTGAGTACGGTGTAGTGAGTTCGCAGCGATTGGACGAGGCCCTGGTCATCGGTGATCGAATCGTGGCCGCGTGTCTCGGTCGCCCAGAATTTACCAAGATCGGTGACGTGCCAGCTGCTCTGTTTGAGGTGGCACAGTTTGAGGAGTCTGGCAAGACAGATGAAGCATGGAAGTCGGCTGGTCGGTGGGTTCAACATAACGCCGAGCATTGGCTAAAGGCCATCCTGTGGGTTGTCGACTCTCCGGTCTATGAGGAGCTTCAAGAGCGATCAGAAGAGGCGAGACGGCAGCGAAAAAATGCCCGGTTTAACCTCTTCGAGGCGTACCTTCGGCTGGACCTTCTCACTAAAGGGGAAGCCAATGCCCCTGATCCAGACGGGATAGTAGATCCGGTTCGCCGAAACTATAGGATTGCCCAAGACTGCCGGAACGATGGCCATGATCCCGGTGGCCTGCCAGACCGAAAGGATATCGACCTGGCGATTACTCTGTTCCTTGGCCCCCTCCTGAAGTGGCATTTGGTGCTTCGCGACGTACTCGCGGGTCTCATTTCGCGTCCGCTGCGATTGGACGACGCGCCGCTACAGACTCTTCGAACGATCGCAGAAGTGCAGCGAAATCATGTGGACCGTTTTGGAGGACGAGAGTATTGGCTACAAATGTGCTCAGAGCGTGTGGCCAAGCTCCGCGAGACCGGAGGGTACCTAGTGCTAACGGGGCCAGAAGGGCAGGGAAAGTCGGCCTTGATGGCGAAGTTGGCGGACAGATTCGCCGCTGAAGGGCGGCTCCTCGGCTCAGATGGGCCTAAGGTTCGGAGAGACGCGCCATGGTTGCCAGGAGTGCTACTGCACTTCGGGAAGCAATCCGCCAGAGTCGATGAAATCGTAACGCTGCTCGTTGCTCAGGCGAATAGCCAATTGATTCGAGCGGTGCCGGAATCATTGGCGTCGCTCTCATATGCCTCTCCTGTCCTGATTGACCCCCAGCCGTACGGCAGCAGCAATGATGAGGCTCTTGATAGAATGTTCGAAGATCGACACCCCAGCACCGATCGCTCACGAGCCCCGCGGCGCGACTTGGGAGTACCGGATCCAACCGGTCTACACAATAGGGCACTCCGGTGGGCTCTTGAGCGGCTGGTCGAAGAGCGTGGGGCTTCCTTGATGATCCTCGACGCACTCGACGAGATTACCCGCGACGGTGCTCAGCTTGGATTCCTCCCAGAGCCAGTTCCCAAAGGTTCAGTTGTAATCGCCACGACTCGGCCCAACCTGGGCTTGGATTTGTGGCTGAAGCTGAATCGGTCAAATGTGGAAGTACTGAGCCTTGATAACCTGACGCGCGATGAAACTCCGCTTCTGACGCGCGTCAAAGACTCGCCTCAAGGGCGTGGGAAGCAGTTCAATGACGAGGCTCACAAACGCAGCAATGGATGGGCATACGTACTCGCGGCTATTGGGCGGGAGGTTGAGCGAGCCAACGGCTCCTTTGACTCGGTTTCACTCAGTGGATTGGCCGATAACCTGCTTGAGCGGCAAATAAGTGAGTGGACGCGATCAGATTCTGGTGGCTTACTCCATTTGTCCTTGGTTCTGTTGGCCGTGTTTGAACCCTGCAGTCCTCTCTCTGTTGACGAGATTCAGGGTTATCTGATCCAGCAGTCCGGCACAAGGTTGACGCGGGCTGAAACCGTCGAGCTACTACGGAGGGTTGGCCCTCAGGTGGAGGGGCTAAGCTCCGGCCGCGTGAAGCTGGCGCAATCCATCTTTGCTCAACACGTTCGATCCCCCCACCTCAGCCCCCGCGACTTGGATAATGCACTAGCCTCGATTGCCAAATGGCTCGGGAATGACTCGGCTGTCAGCTCAGACACAATCGCCGCATTCGTTACAGCACCTCGGGTGATGGGCGAAGCCCCGATGCCATCGCACGTAACCCAGACGATCGCGAACGCCCTGAAGTCGCGCGAGGCGGCCAAGCCCCTACGCGACATCGGCCTGGGTGCTCTCAAGAAACAGAATGGAGTGGAGGTCGGCCTCGCCTTCCTAAAGTTGGCAGCCGACCTCAACGAGCCTCGAGCCCTTCGAGAGCTGGGTGCGCGATATATTGACGGCCGTTCCGTTTCTGCTGACCCCGAGGCGGGCATCCGTTACCTTTCGAGATCGGCGGAAGCCGGTGACGTCTCGGCAACCCTCATTCTGGCCGACCGATTATTGGGCGGCCAAGGCCTTCCAGCAGACACCGTTAACGGAGAGCGATGGCTTAGACGTGCTGCTGCGACTGGCGACGCAAGAGCGATGTCCCTTCTGGGAACTCGCCTGTTGTTTGGAGATCGTCTATTGCCAGACAGACCGGCTGGCCTCAGCTTGCTTTGCGACAGTGCTGCGAAGGATGAATCATTCACGGTCATTCTAGCGAGTGTCTTGTTTGATGGACCCATCGCATCTCGCGACTCCGATCGGGCGGTCAGCCTGCTTCGCGGTGCGGCGAAGCGAGGTAACGGGCTTGCGGCGTGTCAACTCGCAGAGCGACTCCTTGATGGCAATGGTGTCGAGTTGGATGAGTCAGAAGGGCGCCGGATACTGGTGGATACGGCCGAAGCAGGCGACGTTCGAGCGATGTGCATTCTGGGATCGAGGCTGATCACCGGGCAGGGTATCGCCGCGGACGGCGCCGCTGGCGAGAGTTGGCTCCGCCGCGCAATTGATGAAGGAAGCGGCTTGGCGTCCGTCATTTTTGCCCATCATTGCTTGCCTGGCGGCCATTTGGCCCCGAATGAATCCCAGGCGATCGAGATCCTTAGAAAAGCCTCGGATCATGGACATCAGCGCGCCAAACGCGATTTGGGCAGAAGATTCTTAGAAGGGAACGGGCTGGCGAAGAATCGCTCCGAAGGAATCCGACTACTCGAAGAGTTGATCGCCGACGGCGACGTTGTCGCCATGACGGTACTAGGGGAATGGCTTTCACATCAGCCGTCTGAAGAAGATCGCGATATCGGCACACAACATCTTCGCGAGGCCGCGCGCTTGGGTGGCGACTCGGCGAGGAGAATTCTGATTATTCATCTGCTGAACCACGAGGAGACTAGCTCCGAAGGAGAAGCGATGCTCCGAAGCGAAGCAGCAGCCTTCAACCAACATAGACTTCGGGAACTTGGTGAGAGACTCGTGGCTGGGAATGGGGTAGCCGACAATCCCGGCGAAGGCGAGGTATTGCTTCGGACGGGCGCGAACCAGGGGTTTGTTGAGCCGATGATCGCTCTGGCCAAGCTCATCGACTTTGGCGAGATTCCGGAGGCCAGAGCAAATGAAGCGATCGACTGGCTACGAGTGGCCGCGGATCTTGGGGATTCGGAGGCACGCATTCTGTTGGCCGAACGCCTGCTTGACGGCGAATCGTCCGAGTTCAGAATGGAAGGACATGCACTCTTGCTCGACTTGGCCAGTCGTGGCGATTCCAGGGCGATAGTTGAGTTGGCCGATCGCCTTTTCGACGGCCGAGGAATAGCCTCAGACAAGATCCGCGCAAGGGAGCAGCTCGAACGCGCTGTAGCGCGCGGAATACCGGCGGCGATGCGAGATTTGGCGAGGCGCCTGCTTGACGGGGACGGTGTTGCCAAAGCCAGCGACGAAGGTCTGAGGCTGCTGAGTCTCTTGGCAGAGCGCGGCGACCGGAATGCGAAGAATGAACTAGGGCGCCGATTGATCACTGGAGATGGTGTGCCGCGCGATCGTGATGCTGGCCTCCACGTGCTCAGATCGGCGGCCGAAGCCGGCAATCTCGGCGCTTCGACCTTGTTGGGGAAACTGCTAATAGCGGGCAAAGAGATCAGCAAGGATACGGCGACCGGAGAAGCCATGTTGAGACGCGCGGCTGAAGCCGGGTATGGTCCTGCGATGCGGTTACTCGGTGCTCTACTGATTGATGGCCTCGAGATGGCTCAAGATGTTGACGCTGGTAAAGGGTTCCTATTGCGGGCCTGTCGATCTGGAGACACTCGAGCGATGGTCGATCTCGGAACCAGGTTATTGGCCGCACGCCCCCTGACTTCTGAGCCTGGGGTGGGCGAATTTTGGCTGCGCAAAAGTGCGCGGCGCGGCGACCATGATGCGATGGTAGACCTCGGAACGCGATTGATTGAGGGCGACGGAGTGGCAGCGAACGAGTCGGAGGGAAAGGAGTGGCTGCGGCGGGCCAGTGGTAACAACCCTCAGAAACTCAGTAGCTTGGGTGTTCAACTGTTCGAGCGTGGTCAGACGAACGTGGCGATAGATGCTTTTCTTCGGGCTTTTGAGCAAGGTTCAACGGACGCCGGCAATAACATCGCCTACATGTTGCGACGCGGTGAGATTCAACAACGGGAACTGAACCTCCAGCCTGTGGCCCACTATCTCGAGGGTGGTCTCAAGGCAAGCGAGCCGTTTAATCGCATCAATCTGGCTCTTTGCTTGGCCCAGGGCTTTCAACATGAAATAGATTGGCTGCGCGCGGATGAGGTCGTAGAAAGCTTGGGCGACTCAGCGAGCAGATTGGTGGACTGGTGGCATTCGTTGGCGACGCGCGGAGATTCAGAGGGCGACTTGGTTCTTGGCTGGCTGGGGCGGCACGGCCTCATCGTGGATCCCGAAGGGCTGTCGTTCTCGGATCGCCTCGTCCGCGCAAGAAGCGGTGGATGGGTTGTGCCGGACTGGATGTTCACGGAACTCTCGGCCGGGCCGCCTTCCTGA